The DNA sequence ATGATTAAGGCTGTCACCTGTTACTGCATAAATCCTTTTTACATTTGCTTTTTCAAGCATTTCAACAATCTGTTCTGCTATATTTTTTGCCATAATTACTATTTTTGTGTTTGTTATTTGTGTTCGAAAACATAAAAATGAATATCAACTGACTACTATTTTTTCAGTTTTGAACATTCACATCCTATAAATTTAATTAATTATTTTAGGATTTCCATAGAAGCTATCTGTTAATTTATTGTAATTAACATCAAAAAAAGACTCCGCAATTTCTTGCGGAGTCTTTTATATTTTGATTTAGATTACTTCAATTTGATTTCTCAATAAATCTTCAAATTCATCTCTTTTACGGATAAGATGAGCCTTACCATCCAGGAAAAGCACCTCAGCAGGTTTTAATCTCGAATTGAAATTAGAACTCATTTCAAAGCCGTATGCTCCTGCTGTATGGAAAGCAAGAATATCACCTTCTTTTACTTCATTCAATTTTCTATCCCACGCAAAGGTATCTGTCTCACAGATATTCCCGACCACAGTATAAATTCTCTCGGGCCCTTTTTGGTTTGATAAATTTTCAATGGTGTGGTAAGAATCATAAAACATAGGACGGATCAAATGATTGAATCCCGAGTTAACCCCCACAAAAACGGTAGCAGTAGTCTGCTTGATCACATTAGCTTTTACTAAAAGATATCCGCTTTTTCCAACTAAAAATTTTCCAGGTTCAAACCATAATTCAAATTTTTTCCCAGTTTCTTTAGAGAAATCAGAAATTACTTTCTCTACTTTCTTACCTAATGTTTTCACATCAGTCTCTATCTCACCTTCCTGATAAGGGATTTTGAAACCGCTTCCCATATCAAGATATTTTAGATTAGGGAAATGCTCAGAAAGTTCAAGCATAATTTCTAACGCCTGTAAAAAAACGTCTGGATCTTTGATTTCACTTCCCGTATGCATGTGAAGACCTTCTACATTAAGATTGGTACTTTTCATCACCCTTTCAATATGGCGAACCTGATGAATTGAAATACCAAATTTACTATCGATATGTCCTGTTGAGATTTTATAATTTCCTCCTGCAAAAATATGAGGGTTGATCCTTACAAGAATTGGATACGTATTTCCATATTTATTTCCAAACTGCTCTAGAATAGAGATATTATCAATATTAATATGTACTCCGTGCTGCATTGCCTCTTCAATTTCAGCAAGATCTACACAATTGGGAGTAAACAGTATTTTTTCTTTAGGAAATCCGGCTTTTAAGCCAAGCTTTACTTCGTTAATAGATACACAATCCAAAGAAGCACCCAAGTTCTTGACATACTTTAGAATATTGATGTTTGTTAACGCCTTTGCGGCATAAAAGAACTTTGTGTGTTTTAAAAAAGAAGATGTAAGTTTTTCGTATTGGGTTTTGATGGATTCAGCATCGTAAACATACACCGGGGTGCCAAACTCATTGGCGATCTTTAATAATTCTTTTGAATTCATAATTTCATTTTAACATAAAAAAAGGCAGAATCTTTGCTCAAGAGTCTGCCACATTAATTATTTTTATGCAAGACAACTCTTCTACATGTTCCAAACCTTAGAAAACCTTACGGCTCCCTTTTTTCCAGTTTTGATTTGTTTAAAATATTGCATTGCTTATTTTTATTTTTTGCAAAAATACTATTTATTTTTTATTTTAAGAAAAATGATTTTTATCATTTGGGTAATGGTAGTGTCTCAAAATCACCACGAAGCAGAGCCAACTGCAATTCATTATTCAAATCCGCAGAAGATAAAGGAAGGTCAATTTTCAATTTAGCTAACTTACTCAAAGTTTGTATCTGGGTAAATAACTCATAAAAACCAAAAGATATAACCTTTCCGTTTTCAATAATTAAAAATAACTTTTCACCCAGCTTTCGTCCCGGCCCCAGCCAAAGTTCATTCCTTTTTTTAAAATCAATT is a window from the Chryseobacterium sp. T16E-39 genome containing:
- the lysA gene encoding diaminopimelate decarboxylase, with the translated sequence MNSKELLKIANEFGTPVYVYDAESIKTQYEKLTSSFLKHTKFFYAAKALTNINILKYVKNLGASLDCVSINEVKLGLKAGFPKEKILFTPNCVDLAEIEEAMQHGVHINIDNISILEQFGNKYGNTYPILVRINPHIFAGGNYKISTGHIDSKFGISIHQVRHIERVMKSTNLNVEGLHMHTGSEIKDPDVFLQALEIMLELSEHFPNLKYLDMGSGFKIPYQEGEIETDVKTLGKKVEKVISDFSKETGKKFELWFEPGKFLVGKSGYLLVKANVIKQTTATVFVGVNSGFNHLIRPMFYDSYHTIENLSNQKGPERIYTVVGNICETDTFAWDRKLNEVKEGDILAFHTAGAYGFEMSSNFNSRLKPAEVLFLDGKAHLIRKRDEFEDLLRNQIEVI